A part of Helicobacter himalayensis genomic DNA contains:
- a CDS encoding substrate-binding domain-containing protein, with product MKKYTLGLLAGLLLSTSVMAENIFPVSREMGSGTRGAFVEIFEVQKKVKDKKLDATTQKAEVTNSTGVMLTTVANSKNAIGYISLGSLNDSVKALKIDGVAPSVENINNKSYKISRPFNVVTKTTNPLIEDFLKYATSTQAKPIVEKAGYISVAKANFKSKQPQGKLVIAGSSSVTPLMEKLTESYAQINPNATIEIQQSDSTTGVNSVVEGIADIGMVSREVKKSEVEKGITPLVLAIDGLAVIVNKNNTTDKLSKDSVKKIFMGEITKWQDAK from the coding sequence ATGAAAAAATACACACTAGGTCTATTAGCGGGATTATTGCTTAGCACAAGTGTAATGGCTGAAAATATCTTTCCGGTTTCTAGAGAAATGGGTTCAGGCACACGCGGGGCTTTTGTAGAGATTTTTGAAGTTCAAAAGAAAGTCAAAGACAAAAAGCTTGATGCCACCACGCAAAAGGCTGAAGTTACCAATTCAACAGGAGTAATGCTAACAACCGTGGCAAATTCCAAAAATGCCATTGGCTACATCTCGCTTGGCTCATTAAATGACAGCGTTAAAGCCCTAAAAATAGATGGCGTAGCACCAAGTGTAGAAAACATTAATAACAAAAGCTATAAAATTTCTCGCCCTTTTAATGTCGTAACAAAAACGACAAATCCACTCATTGAGGACTTTTTAAAATACGCTACTTCCACGCAGGCAAAACCTATCGTAGAAAAAGCAGGTTATATTTCAGTAGCAAAAGCAAATTTTAAAAGTAAGCAACCACAAGGCAAACTCGTAATTGCTGGGTCAAGTTCTGTAACGCCTCTTATGGAAAAGCTCACAGAGTCTTATGCGCAAATCAATCCTAATGCAACAATTGAAATCCAACAAAGCGATTCTACAACAGGTGTAAATAGCGTGGTTGAGGGTATTGCAGATATCGGAATGGTAAGCCGTGAAGTGAAAAAAAGTGAAGTAGAAAAGGGCATAACTCCGCTTGTTTTAGCTATTGATGGACTAGCAGTGATTGTAAATAAAAACAATACAACAGATAAGCTCTCTAAAGATTCTGTGAAAAAAATCTTTATGGGTGAAATCACAAAATGGCAAGACGCTAAATAA